The Paludibacter jiangxiensis DNA segment TTGCTTTCCAAATGCCTATCAAATGTAGTAATATTTCTTTCAAACAAAAAAGCAACAGCTTATTAGGCCATCGCTTTCTCTCTTTTACAAGGCAGGAGCCTTGCATTTATGTTCGACGTAGGCAGAGCCATACGCCGAACCCCAATCTGCTTTATACGCTATGGTGAACCGGGGTAGACCTGTAAGCCTGCTCTTTGCTGTTACTTATCCATCTGCTACTTCACCCTTTCTCTGCACACGACTCGTTTATTACTACTTTTCTGCATTTCATAATGTGCTCTACCGCGTGATGTGCCCACACGAGGGAACTCGTGCAGGAACGGAGAGATTTTCAAATAGTTATTAATTCATTAGCAAATCATACTTATGATCCCATATACCGTAAAAATAAACCATAGTATCATGTAAAATAAAACAAAAAATGAAGATTTAGTTTTGTGCTTACGATATACAAGAAAAGCTATAATAGTAAATATGGTAGTAATAATCAAATATAATATCGCTACGTAAAAGACCAACTTGACACTATTGTCAATGTTTTCATAAAACACAGATAAAAAACTTACGGCAAAACGTGAATTTAATAATAGTACAACATGGAATGTCGCAAAAACAAACCATTCGTTTTTAATTATTTTAGAAGTATTCGTCATGTTAGAGAGTTTATTTTGTAAGTATTTTCCATGAATTGGGGTCTTTGGGTGATGCAAATTGATAACCTCTGATTCGGCGTAGGTTCCGCCTACGCCGTTGCTAAAAAGAAAGCTCTTGCTTTCCAAACACCTATCAAATTTAGCAATATTTCTTTCAAACAAAAAAGCGGCAGCTTCTTATGCTATCGCTTTTCAGTCTTTTGCAAGGCAGGAGCCTTGCTTTCATGGTCGACGTAGGCAGAGCCATACGCCGAACCCGAATCTGCTTTACACGCTATGGTGAGCCGGGGAATTGACTAATATTTATTGACAAAATAAGCTTGTTCTATAGAATATTTTATCGTGTTTTACTGTTGCAATTATCCTCCCTTTTTCTCCCGGAGGTGGAGGCATATTTTCAAATTGATAATAAAATGAAGAATATTCTTTTGTCTCTTGAAACCATTCATGATATTTAAACAACGGAAAGAAATAGTGATTCTCAAAATTTAAAAACCCTACACACGGATTATAATTAAAAACATCTTTGTAGTTATTATATGGCTCAAAACAAAAAACACCTGCCTGCTTGAAATATGTAATTACAAAGAACGTTGAATCACTAAAATCAGCACATTTCTTCTGTATGCATATTACTGAATCAAGCATGTTCAATAAAAGTTTACTCTTGATGGTCAGCTTAGGCATCTGCACACACACTTTCTTACTAACACTAACAGAAGTATCTGTTGATTGTTTCACAGTACATCCGAATAAGAGAACACAAAGAAGAAAAATGTAAACTTTCATAATCTTGATTTTATACTTCTTTCGGCCCGTCGTAATCGTAACGAAAGAAATTAAAAGCCGCTGAGCCTCCATCATTCAGCACATTGTACGAAAACAGCGCTACCCGCGCACCCTTCCAAAAGCCCCATTTCGGTTCAAAGTCGGAACCTAACGGCAGAAACGTTTTGTTGTCGAAGCTGTAGTAAAAACGGCTCTTTGCCGCAGGAATATCGAGCTTCAGTTTCAGAAAGAGACTCTTTTTGGAGATGGGTATAGCCGCAGATTCTTTGCCGTTTGTTTCAACGAAAAGAGACAATTTCCCCGCCTCGTTCTTTACTCCTACAGCGACAAACTCTTTGCCCATGCAGGCCAATCCGGCTTTTTGTCCCGGCAACATTCCGCTGGCATCCAATTGCGTAATTGCCTCGCCACGATCTCCCATTATTTTCTGGGTCAACGTGTTTCGCGCATTCTTCAGATCAGGAGCTTTCAGGGCTTTCAGCGTCAACCAGCCCGGCTTTGCCGTCAGCGACCAGGCTGCATCCACCGGATTGTGATTCCATTGCCATTGCAAACCCAATTGAGGAGCGCTAAACTCGTCATCGGTCATCGGAGCGCTCACCGGCGAAGTGGTTCCCGTAACCGGCTTTTTCCAGACATACACCGGTTCGCCAATGCCGTTTCGGTCGATATCGACACCCACCACGGGCCAGTCGTCGTGCCAGTACATCGGTTGCAGGTGCAACACCCGCCCCACAGCTCCTGCCAACTGAAAATGAAAGAACCACCATTCACCCTCGGGCGTATCCACCATCGCACCCTGATGCGGACCGTTAATCGCGGTGGAACCTTTTTCCAGTACCACCCGTTTTTCGTACGGTCCGTAAATAGTTTTGGAGCGCAACACCGTTTGCCAACCTTTGTCCACGCCTCCTTCGGGAATACTCATGTAATAATAGCCGTTGCGTTTGAACAGTTTCGTCCCTTCGGCAACAGGGCCGGTATACACCGTTTTGCCCTCATCCAGCAATTTGGTGCCGTCGGCACTCATTTTGTGCACAATAATCGGGCCGGCACCATAAAGACTGTGTCCTAAATAGGCCTGTCCGTCCTCGTCCCAAAACGGGCAGGGATCCTCCCATTTTGCCACACGGTTCACGCAAAGCAACGGCATCCACGGCCCTTCGGGCTTCTCTGCCGACGACATAAAAAGACCTTCGTCGGGCGTACAAAAATAGACGTAAAACTTGCCATCGTGATAACGCAGCGCCGGAGCCCACGATCCACCGGCATACCGTTGCATGGAATCGTACTCGGCGCCCTCAATTTTGTTATAAATGCGTCCCACAATCCGCCAGTTCACCATGTCGTCCGACTCCAGCATATTCATCCCCATAAAATGAAATTCGGAGCAAACCATGTAATATTTTTGCCCCACACGAATCACATCGGGATCGGAATAGTCAGCGTTCAGCACCGGATTGATGTACGTTCCGTTGCCCTGATCGCCCCACGAACCGGTATGGTGTTGGGCAAAGACGACAGAGGTCAACATCAACAAAAGGAAGAGCAGATGGCTTTTTATGATTTTCATAGGTTTATAGATAACAGGTTAATACACTTTCCACTCCCACAACCCTGCGGTCCCTTTCAGGAAAGTAATTCGCAGAAAACGCGCCTTTGCATTCAGGTTGTCGGTATGTGGCGACTGGTAGCGCACATTGGTGTGACCACCACACGTTTTCCATGTTTTGCCGTCAGTCGAATACTCCAGTTTGTAAGCATGCCCGGCAGTGGGTTGTACAAAGTAAGCATCCGAGCGTTTTATCCGGGTCGTTTTGCCCAAATCGAGCGTAATAGTTGCTAATGAGTCACCGGGGGCTGCCATCCAACGCGTTCCGTTTGAACCGTCAACCACGTTCTGCGGCAAGTAGGTTTCCGTACGGTCGAGTGTCGGATCTTTTATCGGTTTTACTTTGAAATCGGGAGCCTGACTGCTTGCCACTGCTTTCGCTCCCAAAGCCAGATTCTTCTCCGGCTTGGTTTTTGACAAAGCCCCAACACCCTGATGCGTCAGTTTGACCGGAATAATTGTTCCATCGGCATTGAACGCCAACTTATCCACCCACACCTGTCGGTTGGTTCCCCCGATACCGAATTCCAGATAGGCAAAATAGTAGTTGTCCGTTCCCGGTTCGTTAAAAACGCACCCGTGTCCCGGACCGTAAATCTTTTGGTCGCGATCGGAAGCCGCAATAATATCATTTTCGGGAAAAACAAACGGTCCGAGTGGCGACGTTTTGCTGTAAATGTAAGCGTATTTGTAGTTTTCGTGCCCTTCGAGTGTGTAGAGGTAGTAGTAGATACCCTTGCGCTTGAACACAATCGGTCCTTCGGAATAGCCTTTGCGTTTGGTGGAAATCTGAACAATTGCAGTGTCGAGCGTCACCATATCTTTATGCAAACGGGCAGCGCCGCGTTGTGCCCAAAACACGTAAGCCTGACCGTCGTCATCCATCAGCACATCGGCATCGATTCCTTTGGTATGTTTCGGGCCGTTCAGTTTCAAAAGTGGTTGTGGTGCATCCGTACCGGTAAAAATATCGGCTCCGTTAGCCAGTGTGAAAGGTCCGGCGGGCGAATCGGCAACCGCTGCGTAGATCGATGTGTTTACGGTTGGATAGAGATAATACTTACCGTTTGCAGCAACAGCTTTACTGGGAGCCCAGTAGAGCTGATCTTTTGCCGAAGGGAAATAGAAACCATTGAAACTCCAGTTCACAAAATCTTTCGATTGCCACAACACCGGAGGACCCGAGGAGGCCAATCCCTTGCCATAACCGTCCGTTGTAGCGTAACAATAGTAGATGCCGTTGAGTTTAATAATGCTCGGATCGGCAATCATATCGGGTATAATTGGATTTTGAGCCGCAAGAAAATGAGAGTTCACTGCAGAAAGGCAGAACAATAAGATGAAGAGAGTCTTTTTTTTCATATAATCAACATGCTGTTTGTAGCAGTTGACAAAGTTAAATAAAAATGCTTCTGATCGGATATTGTCTTGTTCTTAACCCGTTTGCTATTTTGGCCGTATTGCTGTAATTTTGCACTCCAAAATTAAACTGCTATTATGACCTTTCAGGAAGAGATCAAACGCCGACGTACATTCGCTATTATTAGTCACCCTGATGCGGGTAAAACTACTCTGACAGAGAAACTTCTGCTTTTCGGGGGTGCTATCCACGTAGCCGGTGCCGTTAAATCGAACAAGATTAAGAAAACCGCCACATCCGACTGGATGGAGATAGAAAAACAGCGCGGAATCTCAGTTGCTACCTCCGTGATGGGTTTCGAGTACTGCGACTACAAGGTGAATATTCTCGACACTCCGGGTCACCAGGACTTTGCTGAAGATACGTTCCGCACCCTGACTGCTGTCGATAGCGTTATTATCGTGATTGATGCGGCCAAAGGGGTGGAAGCCCAAACCCGTAAGCTGATGGAGGTGTGCCGTATGCGCAAAACGCCGGTAATTGTTTTTGTCAACAAAATGGACCGCGAAGGTAAAGATCCGTTCGATTTGCTCGACGAGGTGGAAGCCGAACTCTCCATTAAGGTACGCCCGCTCAGTTGGCCGATCAATATCGGTCAACGTTTCAAGGGCGTTTACAATCTTTTTGAGCATCACCTCGATTTATATACTCCAAGCAAACAAACTATTACCGAATCGATTGCTTTCGACGACATCAACAATCCTGAACTGGAAAATTATATTGGTGAAGCGGATGCTGCAAAACTGCGCGAAGACATGGAGTTGATTGAAGGTGTTTATCCTGAATTCACCCCTGAACCATACCTGGCCGGTGACATTGCTCCCGTATTTTTCGGTAGTGCGTTAAATAATTTCGGTGTAAAGGAATTGCTCGACTGCTTCGTAAAAATAGCTCCGAGTCCGCGTCCGGTTTATGCCATCGAACGGGTGG contains these protein-coding regions:
- a CDS encoding peptide chain release factor 3 → MTFQEEIKRRRTFAIISHPDAGKTTLTEKLLLFGGAIHVAGAVKSNKIKKTATSDWMEIEKQRGISVATSVMGFEYCDYKVNILDTPGHQDFAEDTFRTLTAVDSVIIVIDAAKGVEAQTRKLMEVCRMRKTPVIVFVNKMDREGKDPFDLLDEVEAELSIKVRPLSWPINIGQRFKGVYNLFEHHLDLYTPSKQTITESIAFDDINNPELENYIGEADAAKLREDMELIEGVYPEFTPEPYLAGDIAPVFFGSALNNFGVKELLDCFVKIAPSPRPVYAIERVVNPEEEGFSGFIFKIHANMDPNHRSCIAFVKICSGKFERNVNYKHVRHNKLLRFSSPTAFMAQKKEVVDEAFPGDIVGLPDTGNFKIGDSITSGENIHFKGLPSFSPEMFKYIENADPMKAKQLNKGVDQLMDEGVAQVFTHQNSGRKIIGTVGQLQFEVIQYRLLHEYGAQCRWEPISLYKACWIESDDPAELENFKKRKFQYMAVDKEGRDVFLADSGYILQMAQQDFQKIRFHFSSEF
- a CDS encoding family 43 glycosylhydrolase, with product MKKKTLFILLFCLSAVNSHFLAAQNPIIPDMIADPSIIKLNGIYYCYATTDGYGKGLASSGPPVLWQSKDFVNWSFNGFYFPSAKDQLYWAPSKAVAANGKYYLYPTVNTSIYAAVADSPAGPFTLANGADIFTGTDAPQPLLKLNGPKHTKGIDADVLMDDDGQAYVFWAQRGAARLHKDMVTLDTAIVQISTKRKGYSEGPIVFKRKGIYYYLYTLEGHENYKYAYIYSKTSPLGPFVFPENDIIAASDRDQKIYGPGHGCVFNEPGTDNYYFAYLEFGIGGTNRQVWVDKLAFNADGTIIPVKLTHQGVGALSKTKPEKNLALGAKAVASSQAPDFKVKPIKDPTLDRTETYLPQNVVDGSNGTRWMAAPGDSLATITLDLGKTTRIKRSDAYFVQPTAGHAYKLEYSTDGKTWKTCGGHTNVRYQSPHTDNLNAKARFLRITFLKGTAGLWEWKVY
- a CDS encoding glycoside hydrolase family 43 protein, with translation MKIIKSHLLFLLLMLTSVVFAQHHTGSWGDQGNGTYINPVLNADYSDPDVIRVGQKYYMVCSEFHFMGMNMLESDDMVNWRIVGRIYNKIEGAEYDSMQRYAGGSWAPALRYHDGKFYVYFCTPDEGLFMSSAEKPEGPWMPLLCVNRVAKWEDPCPFWDEDGQAYLGHSLYGAGPIIVHKMSADGTKLLDEGKTVYTGPVAEGTKLFKRNGYYYMSIPEGGVDKGWQTVLRSKTIYGPYEKRVVLEKGSTAINGPHQGAMVDTPEGEWWFFHFQLAGAVGRVLHLQPMYWHDDWPVVGVDIDRNGIGEPVYVWKKPVTGTTSPVSAPMTDDEFSAPQLGLQWQWNHNPVDAAWSLTAKPGWLTLKALKAPDLKNARNTLTQKIMGDRGEAITQLDASGMLPGQKAGLACMGKEFVAVGVKNEAGKLSLFVETNGKESAAIPISKKSLFLKLKLDIPAAKSRFYYSFDNKTFLPLGSDFEPKWGFWKGARVALFSYNVLNDGGSAAFNFFRYDYDGPKEV